In a genomic window of Saccharothrix sp. HUAS TT1:
- a CDS encoding MarR family winged helix-turn-helix transcriptional regulator: MSAMAPARTESDLSFLLDHTGHVLRTRMAAALAEIGLTARMHCVLVHALQQERTQIQLAELGDMDKTTMVVTVDALEKAGLAERRPSGTDRRARIVAVTEKGAELAERSQAVVDGVHRDALGSLPDEDRDALLHALNLLATGHLSTPVPAPQTARRAREGSR; the protein is encoded by the coding sequence ATGTCCGCCATGGCCCCAGCCCGCACCGAGTCCGACCTGTCGTTCCTCCTGGACCACACCGGGCACGTGCTGCGCACCCGGATGGCGGCGGCGCTGGCCGAGATCGGGCTGACCGCGCGCATGCACTGCGTGCTCGTGCACGCCCTCCAGCAGGAGCGCACGCAGATCCAGCTGGCCGAGCTGGGCGACATGGACAAGACCACGATGGTGGTCACCGTCGACGCGCTGGAGAAGGCCGGCCTCGCCGAGCGCCGGCCTTCCGGCACCGACCGGCGGGCCCGGATCGTCGCCGTCACCGAGAAGGGCGCCGAGCTGGCCGAGCGGAGCCAGGCGGTGGTCGACGGCGTGCACCGGGACGCCCTGGGCTCGCTGCCCGACGAGGACCGCGACGCGCTGCTGCACGCGCTGAACCTGCTGGCCACCGGGCACCTGTCCACCCCCGTGCCGGCTCCCCAGACGGCTCGCCGGGCCCGCGAGGGCAGCCGGTAA
- a CDS encoding MFS transporter: MPPTLETPRANRWSALVVLSAAMLMTVLDGSIVTVAMSAIQADLGFSPAGLSWTVNAYLIAFGGLLLLAGRLGDLVGRRTVFLVGNAVFTAASLLAGAATTPGLLIAARFLQGAGSAMASAVVLGILVTLFTDPAERARAIGVFSFTGAAGASLGQVLGGVLTDALSWHWIFFINLPIGVATVLLAIRVLPADRGTGLAAGADVLGAALVTSGLMLGIYTVVKVEEHGWTGARTLGLGALSAALLAAFTARQARARTPLMPLRVLRSRTVVGANLVQVLTLSAMFAFQVIVALYMQEVLAYGALATGLAMLPAAVAIGGVSLFASARLNTRFGERAVLLAGLALLFGAMLKLTAVPVRADYATDLLPVMLLVAGAGLVLPALASLGMSGAGPDDAGLVSGLFNTTQQVGMAVGVAVLSTLAAARTGADLAAGVAEPAALTAGYRVAFTVAAGLLAAAFLAALVVLRKPSRP, encoded by the coding sequence ATGCCGCCCACGCTCGAAACGCCCCGCGCGAACCGCTGGTCCGCGCTGGTCGTGCTGTCCGCCGCGATGCTGATGACCGTCCTCGACGGCAGCATCGTCACCGTGGCCATGTCCGCCATCCAGGCCGACCTCGGCTTCTCCCCCGCCGGCCTGAGCTGGACGGTGAACGCCTACCTGATCGCGTTCGGCGGCCTGCTGCTGCTCGCCGGGCGGCTCGGTGACCTGGTCGGCCGCAGGACCGTGTTCCTGGTCGGGAACGCCGTGTTCACCGCCGCGTCGCTGCTGGCGGGCGCGGCCACCACCCCCGGCCTGCTGATCGCCGCCCGGTTCCTCCAGGGCGCGGGCAGCGCGATGGCCTCGGCGGTCGTGCTCGGCATCCTGGTCACGCTGTTCACCGACCCGGCGGAGCGGGCCAGGGCGATCGGCGTCTTCAGCTTCACCGGCGCGGCGGGCGCGTCCCTCGGCCAGGTGCTCGGCGGCGTCCTCACCGACGCGCTGAGCTGGCACTGGATCTTCTTCATCAACCTGCCCATCGGCGTGGCCACCGTGCTGCTGGCGATCCGGGTGCTGCCGGCCGACCGCGGCACGGGCCTGGCCGCCGGGGCCGACGTGCTCGGCGCGGCACTGGTCACCAGCGGCCTGATGCTCGGCATCTACACCGTCGTCAAGGTCGAGGAGCACGGCTGGACCGGTGCGCGCACGCTCGGCCTCGGCGCGCTGTCGGCCGCGCTGCTGGCCGCGTTCACCGCCCGCCAGGCCCGCGCGCGGACGCCCTTGATGCCGTTGCGGGTCCTGCGCTCGCGCACCGTGGTCGGGGCGAACCTGGTGCAGGTGCTCACGCTGTCCGCGATGTTCGCCTTCCAGGTCATCGTCGCGCTCTACATGCAGGAGGTGCTCGCCTACGGCGCGCTGGCCACCGGCCTGGCGATGCTGCCGGCGGCAGTCGCGATCGGTGGGGTGTCGCTGTTCGCCTCGGCCAGGCTGAACACCCGGTTCGGTGAGCGCGCGGTGCTGCTGGCCGGACTCGCGCTGCTGTTCGGGGCGATGCTGAAGCTCACCGCCGTGCCGGTGCGCGCCGACTACGCCACCGACCTGCTGCCGGTCATGCTGCTGGTCGCGGGCGCCGGGCTGGTGCTGCCCGCCCTGGCGTCGCTGGGCATGTCCGGCGCCGGGCCGGACGACGCGGGCCTGGTGTCCGGGCTGTTCAACACCACGCAGCAGGTCGGCATGGCGGTGGGCGTCGCCGTGCTGTCCACGCTGGCCGCCGCCCGGACCGGGGCGGACCTGGCGGCCGGCGTCGCCGAACCGGCCGCGCTCACCGCCGGCTACCGCGTCGCCTTCACCGTCGCCGCGGGCCTGCTGGCCGCCGCGTTCCTGGCCGCGCTGGTCGTGCTGCGCAAGCCGTCCCGCCCCTGA